The Microbacterium sp. LKL04 sequence CGCGAACCTCTCCCCCGACGCCCTCACCAGGGCGGCGCTCGACCTCATCGACGCCGGCGGACCGGGCGCGCTCTCGATGTCGGCGCTCGCCCGACGCGTCGGCGTGCAGACCGCCAGCCTCTACGCGCACGTCCGCGACCTCGCCGCGCTCCGCAGCGCCGTCCAGGCCGCCGTCTTCACCGAGCTCGCCGACACCATCGGCGAGTCCCCCACCCTCCGCGACCTCGCGAACGCGCAGCGCTCCTACACGTTCGCGCATCCGGCGCGCTGGGCGATGATCTCGCAGCCGGTCGAGCGCAACGAGATCACCGAGCCGGCGGCATCCCGCATCTCGGCACTCGTCGTCGGCTCGCTCGGCGACTACGGCCTACCCGACAGCGAGACCGTCCACGCGGTGCGCTTCGCGAGCGCGACCATCGCCGGCTACCTCGCACTCGAATCCGCGTCGTCGTTCGCACACCGCGACGAGACCACCGACGCCTCTTGGAACCGCGCCCTCGACGCCCTCGACCGCGCCCTCCGCACCTGGACCCCGAAGGACCCCGCATGATCGACAACACCCTCGACACCACGACCGTCCGCGGACTCGCCGAACTCGAACCCACCAGCCGCGGCCTGCGGCTGCACCGCCTGCCCGCATGGGTGCGCACCCAGTATCCCGAGCCGCAACTGCTCGGCGTCGAGGCGCAACCCGCCGGCGCACGCATCGCGGTGCGCACCGCGGCATCCCGCCTCGACCTCGACCTGCACTCGACCCGCGCCACCCTGCGCGGACTGTCCCGCCCGCGCGGACGCGTCGATGTCCGCATCGACGGCGCCCTGCACGACAGCGTCGAGCTCGACGGCGGCGACACCGTCGACACCGATCCGACCACCGGCATCCGTCAGCTCGTCGAAGGACCGGCCCAGCGCATCGCCGTCGACGGACTCGCCCCGCGCGACAAGCTCGTCGAGCTCTGGCTGCCGCACAACGAGACGATCGAGCTCGTCGCGCTGCGCGCCGACGCGCCCGCATCCGCCGACACGACCGACCGCCCGCGCTGGGTGCATCACGGCAGCTCGATCAGCCAGGGCTCCAACGCGACGCAGCCGAGCTCGACGTGGGTCACGCTCGCCGCCCGCCGCGCCGGACTCGACCTCCGCAACCTCGGCGTCGGCGGCAGCGCGCAGGTCGACCCGTTCATGGCGCGCGTCATCCGCGACGCCCCCGCCGACATCATCAGCGTCGCGCTCGGCATCAACGTCGTCAACGGCGACGCCATGCGGCTGCGCGCGTTCGTGCCGGCGGTGCACGGCTTTCTCGACACGATCCGCGACGGCCACCCCGACACGCCTCTGCACCTCATCACGCCGATCTGGTGCGGCATCCACGAAGACACCCCCGGCCCCGGCATCATCGACCCCGCTTCGTTTGCCACCGGCACCCTCCTCTTCGGCGCCGCCGGCACCCCCGGCGACACCGCCGGCGGACGCCTCACGCTCCGCGTCATCCGCGACGCCCTCGCCGACGTGTACGCGCACCGCGACGACCCGAACCTGCACCTCATCGACGGCCTCGCCCTCTACGGCGAAGCGGATGCCGCCACCCACCCGCTCCCCGACCGGCTGCACCCGAGCCCCGAGGCGCATCGCCTCATCGGCGAGCGCTTCGCGGCGATCGCGTTGCAGTCAGGCGGGGTGCGCGAGCGGTGAGCTGACCGCGAGGCTCAGCGCCGGATCAACGCCCGCGTGCCGGATCACCATCCGAAAGCGTGCAATCAGCTGGTGACTCGGCAACCGAGTGGTGACTCGACGCGGGATGCCGCGAACCGGCACTCTCTCCACTCGCACGCGACCATGCGGCCCGACTTGCTCCCGGCTCAACACCCGCGTGCCGAATCACCACCCGAGAGCGTGCAGTTCGGCGGTGACTCGGCAACCGGGTGGTGACTCGGCGCAGGATGCCGACCGTCGGCGCACGATGTCGCGACCCACACAGCCCCACGCCCGCGCGCTCCGCCCCTCAGGCGAACGCAGCGATCTGCAGCAGGTTCCCGACCGTATCGCTGAACACGGCGGTGGTCACCGGTCCGTGATCGATCGGCGCCTGCGTGAACTCGACCCCGAGCCCCTGCAGCCGCTCGTACTCGGCCGGCACGTCGTCGACACCGAGCACGAAGAACGGGATGCCGTCCTCGAGCAGCGCGTCGGCGAACGGCGGCACCGCAGGGTGGGCCTTGGGCTCCAGCGACAGCTGGGTACCCTCGGGCGCCGCGGGGTCGACGACCGTCAGCCACCGGAACTCGCCCATTGGGACGTCCGCGGCCACGGCGAAGCCGAGCTTCTCGGTGTAGAACTCGAGCGCGCGCTGCTGGTCGTCGACGAACACGCTCACGGTCTGGATCTTCATGACTCTCCTTCGGGAAGGGGCCAGCGCTCCGAGATCTGAGCGAGCGGCCGGGTGTCGATCGTGTGGAACTTGAACTTGCCGCGACGCTCACTGTGCACGAGGCCCGCCTCTTCGAGGACCGCCAGATGCTGCGACACCGCCTGCCGCGAGTGCGTCACGCCGCGATCGGCCAGCCGCACGCACAGCTCGAAGAGCGTCTGCCCGTCGCGCTCGGCGAGGTCGTCGAGAATCATCCGACGCGTCTCGTCGGCGAGAGCCTTGAACACGTCGCCCATGCCGCGAGTATAGGCAAGTACCTACTTGCCTATCAAGACTGCGACTGGTGAGTGGCACCCCTCGTCGATAGCCTGCGGGGATGAGCGCTTTCCCGACCACGTCAGGACGGCGCTGCGCATCAGCGAGAAGCACGACCGCGCTCTTGGCTGTCCTCGGAGTTGCATCGCTCGCCGGCTGCACCGTGAACACCGCCGAACCCTCTCCGCCGCCCGCGCCGACCGTGGAGACCGAGACTGTCGAGGAGACTGATCCGGTCCCGGCGCCGGTCCCTCTTCCCGAAGCCTGCGCATCCTCCCAGGCGCGCGATGACCTCGGCCCGCGCAGCGGTGCGAACGGCGACGTCTACGAGGAGGACGCGAACGGCCTCGCCACTGTCTATGCCGTCGCGTACAACGACACGTTCCAGGACATCGCCGCTCGCTTCTGCCTCGACGAGGACGAGCTGCGCACGGACAACCACATCGACGAGCTCATCGCAGACGAATACATCGCCCTCCAGCCGGAGTCGTACGCCAACGCACGCCGAGCCTCGGGGTACAACTTCCCTGCATGCCCGGTCTCCATGAACGACAATCCGCTCGTCGCCTCGATCAGCTGGTGGGCCGACGACGAGTCGGACGAGACGTATCGGGCGAGCGTCCAGGGCACGCCACGCGACACGGGCGCCGCTCGGGGCGCGACGGGCGATGTCCGGACGGATGCCGCGGGCGACCTCGTCGACTACACCGTCGCCGCGAACGACACCTGGCGCGGCATCCGGGACCGATTCTGCTTCGACTATTACTTCATGTGGTCGCTCACTGGGACCGACGAGACACCCGTTCTCCACCCCGGCGATGTCATCCCACTCAAGCCGCAATTCCTTGAGCTTCCCGTCGAGTGAGCTCGCTCACCCCACCGGGTAATCGACGTACGCGAACCGCGACCCGTCCGAAGTCCAGCTGTTCACGTTGATCGTGCCCTGACCGCCGAACACCGTCGCGACGGTCTCGGGCTGCCGCCAGCGCCCGCCCCGCACGAGCCGCAGCTCGACCTCGAGGTCGGCCGGGTGCCCCTGCGTCTCCGGTGGGAAGCTGATGTAGACCGCGTCCCGCCCGGTCGGCGACGGGTGCGGAAACCAGTTCACCCGGTCGTCGAACGTCAGCTGCTCGAGACCCGAACGGTCGCGCCGCATCCGCGCGATCTGCGCATGCCCCGGCGTCTGGGAGAACTCCTCGGTGTTCAGGTAGATCCACGATCCGCCCGGCGACCACTCGCTGCCGTCGGCGACCTGACCCGTCGTCAACGGCACATCCTCCGACCCGTCGATCCGCGCGGTCCGCAGGTCGGCCGACAGCACCTCGCCGTCCTCGATCGAGAGCGCCGTGTACGCGATCCACGCGCCATCCGGGCTCACCCCGTGCAGGAAGTGCATGAACGGGTCGTCCGGATTCGTGATCCGCACGCCCTCACCGCCGGTCCGCGGCGCCCGGTAGATCTGTCCGTCATTCGCGGACAACAGGATGTCGCCCGACTTCGGCACCAGCACGTGATCGTTGTTGATGGGCGGGATGCCGGTGAACGGCACTTCGACGAAGTCAGCACCGCCGGCATCCGCGTCGATGGACCACAGCAGCCCGCCGCCGTTCAGCAG is a genomic window containing:
- a CDS encoding VOC family protein — translated: MKIQTVSVFVDDQQRALEFYTEKLGFAVAADVPMGEFRWLTVVDPAAPEGTQLSLEPKAHPAVPPFADALLEDGIPFFVLGVDDVPAEYERLQGLGVEFTQAPIDHGPVTTAVFSDTVGNLLQIAAFA
- a CDS encoding GDSL-type esterase/lipase family protein — its product is MIDNTLDTTTVRGLAELEPTSRGLRLHRLPAWVRTQYPEPQLLGVEAQPAGARIAVRTAASRLDLDLHSTRATLRGLSRPRGRVDVRIDGALHDSVELDGGDTVDTDPTTGIRQLVEGPAQRIAVDGLAPRDKLVELWLPHNETIELVALRADAPASADTTDRPRWVHHGSSISQGSNATQPSSTWVTLAARRAGLDLRNLGVGGSAQVDPFMARVIRDAPADIISVALGINVVNGDAMRLRAFVPAVHGFLDTIRDGHPDTPLHLITPIWCGIHEDTPGPGIIDPASFATGTLLFGAAGTPGDTAGGRLTLRVIRDALADVYAHRDDPNLHLIDGLALYGEADAATHPLPDRLHPSPEAHRLIGERFAAIALQSGGVRER
- a CDS encoding ArsR/SmtB family transcription factor; translated protein: MGDVFKALADETRRMILDDLAERDGQTLFELCVRLADRGVTHSRQAVSQHLAVLEEAGLVHSERRGKFKFHTIDTRPLAQISERWPLPEGES
- a CDS encoding TetR/AcrR family transcriptional regulator; amino-acid sequence: MPRANLSPDALTRAALDLIDAGGPGALSMSALARRVGVQTASLYAHVRDLAALRSAVQAAVFTELADTIGESPTLRDLANAQRSYTFAHPARWAMISQPVERNEITEPAASRISALVVGSLGDYGLPDSETVHAVRFASATIAGYLALESASSFAHRDETTDASWNRALDALDRALRTWTPKDPA
- a CDS encoding TolB family protein, which gives rise to MAITVFPPRDFALDGQRCRVHVYDVVTGTDRVIFETDEVLLEAPNWAPEGLLLNGGGLLWSIDADAGGADFVEVPFTGIPPINNDHVLVPKSGDILLSANDGQIYRAPRTGGEGVRITNPDDPFMHFLHGVSPDGAWIAYTALSIEDGEVLSADLRTARIDGSEDVPLTTGQVADGSEWSPGGSWIYLNTEEFSQTPGHAQIARMRRDRSGLEQLTFDDRVNWFPHPSPTGRDAVYISFPPETQGHPADLEVELRLVRGGRWRQPETVATVFGGQGTINVNSWTSDGSRFAYVDYPVG